A portion of the Vespa velutina chromosome 5, iVesVel2.1, whole genome shotgun sequence genome contains these proteins:
- the LOC124949350 gene encoding UDP-glucuronosyltransferase 2B4-like, whose amino-acid sequence MKKKMMFILTYIWIFSSIFFVDFIHGSTLTAPPLSVLVIGFENGYDLSLIANTLSDQGIDVTLVIPENIADDLHENLIDVEVYHLKDPHEKSIYPEDNALKFCESLFNDQELSQKVQEFRATITLFPPLRHDGCLLPWIKSIDSIPVILTRNAYEEVYAFERTGVALPILKGSFWRRIFMNFAWRSTSSNIQSNYVTPAFNIAKKYLTNLEISQDNLYSDVRLVLWGADSILRMDFASLTQMLVEIGCHHCRGSQPLPGELQKLLIQYRLGSIVVLLEEYYKSFIEEIAKKLPQGRQGQAVVWKIRESIFDEEKKLPENLYLWQNVDRQDLIGNGRTRLVLSHCTDMELLEIAFHGSPVICFPRDKQESKNAARAIELGFAHLIDDNNDRRSFTSEDITNFINTINTSMDYRENARRISVAIRDRLNPASDRLVYWVRYVARTKDDRERFLVASSNVNTLYEDFQFFLGLCTGIIVGVLLAGISFLFRYMLMSEKMRKSKGRYQR is encoded by the exons atgaaaaaaaaaatgatgttcATTTTAACGTACATTTGgattttttcatcaatttttttcgtcgatttcatTCATGGCTCAACTTTAACGGCACCACCTTTGTCAGTTTTGGTTATTGGTTTTGAAAATGGTTACGATCTTTCCTTAATCGCAAACACACTTTCGGATCAGGGTATCGACGTGACATTGGTTATACCTGAAAATATCGCTGACGATCTTCATGAGAATCTTATTGACGTTGAAGTTTATCATTTAAAGGATCCTCACGAGAAATCCATTTATCCGGAGGACAATGCATTGAAATTCTGTGAGAGTTTATTCAACGATCAAGAATTGTCGCAAAAGGTACAAGAATTTCGAGCGACGATTACATTGTTTCCTCCTTTGAG GCACGATGGATGTTTATTACCATGgatcaaatcgatcgattctatACCTGTTATATTAACTAGAAATGCTTATGAAGAAGTTTATGCCTTTGAACGTACCGGCGTGGCTTTGCCAATTTTAAAGGGTAGTTTTTGGCGtagaatatttatgaattttgcATGGCGATCGACATCGTCTAATATTCAAAGCAATTATGTTACACCGGCTTTTAACATagctaaaaaatatttaacgaatttAGAGATAAGTCAAGATAATCTATATTCAGATGTACGTTTAGTATTATGGGGCGCAGATTCTATTTTACGTATGGACTTTGCTTCTTTAACGCAAATGTTAGTTGAG ATTGGATGTCATCATTGTAGAGGATCACAGCCTTTACCAGGAGAACTTCAAAAGTTACTCATTCAATATAGACTTGGTTCTATTGTTGTACTTTTGGaggaatattataaatcattcatAGAAGAGATTGCTAAGAAATTGCCACAGGGTAGACAGGGACAAGCAGTGGTATGGAAAATTCGTGAATCAATTTttgacgaagagaaaaaacttCCGGAAAATCTTTATCTCTGGCAAAACGTTGATAGACAAGATCTCATAG gTAATGGTCGAACGCGTTTAGTTTTGAGTCATTGCACTGATAtggaattattagaaattgcCTTTCATGGTTCTCCTGTAATATGTTTTCCAAGGGATAAACAGGAATCTAAAAATGCTGCACGTGCCATCGAATTAGGTTTCGCACATttaatcgatgataataatgatcgacGATCTTTTACCAGTGAGGATATAACTAATTTCATCAATACGATTAATACGTCAATGGATTATCGTGAAAATGCTAGAAGAATTTCTGTAGCTATACGTGACAGATTAAATCCAGCATCGGATAGATTGGTTTATTGGGTTCGTTATGTCGCCAGGACGAAAGATGATCGGGAAAGATTTCTCGTTGCATCTTCGAACGTAAACACCCTTTACGAGgattttcaattctttcttgGTCTTTGCACGGGAATCATCGTAGGTGTTTTATTGGCTGGCATCAGTTTTTTATTCCGATATATGCTAATGTCAGAAAAAATGCGGAAATCAAAGGGAAGATATCaacgttaa
- the LOC124949351 gene encoding nuclear pore glycoprotein p62, with amino-acid sequence MNFGFDPSKTQDNVATTTNVATPTGFSFGFAGAGDASKQVTSGLTVTPVQNKPGGFFGSGITTPGQSTSFTFGNTPNTCAPTIGATITPVTGFGVSTLASSTANASTPSTVVPTGFNLQSTPTVLTGTEGAQTSATTGISFGTPSSVPSSTTGFNIGGTITTATTTTTPIFTFGNPTTTTPTVTGLSQDAAKTSTIQTGFTPTPFTTAGFGLTNTPAATTATVFSLNTATTTSAASIFSIGTTASSTTGFMLNKTTSVTAPSNVATVTTHTTLGTTTTVSSSANAIQPGAINFCQLEESINKWTLELEEQEKVFVNQATQVNAWDKLLITNGEKIVTLNQEVERVKLEQQQLEHELDYVVGQQKELQDCLVPLEKELASLSVSDPEREYTYRLAENIDTQLKQMSEDLKEIIEHLNEANRVQDSSDPIVQIGKILNAHMNSLQWLDQRTALLTQKIQQIDQMHQNFRQENERSFNLAYN; translated from the exons atgaattttggATTTGATCCTTCAAAAACTCAAGACAATGTCGCAACTACGACGAATGTGGCCACACCAACAG gCTTCTCATTTGGCTTTGCCGGAGCTGGTGATGCAAGTAAACAAGTAACATCTGGGTTAACAGTAACACCAGTTCAAAATAAACCTGGTGGTTTTTTTGGATCTGGAATAACTACTCCAGGTCAAAGTACAAGTTTTACCTTTGGTAATACACCAAATACTTGTGCACCTACTATTGGAGCGACAATTACTCCAGTTACTGGATTTGGTGTATCTACATTGGCTAGTTCTACAGCAAATGCTAGTACTCCTAGTACTGTGGTACCTACAGGATTTAATCTACAGAGTACACCTACAGTGCTTACAGGTACCGAAGGTGCGCAAACCTCTGCAACAACTGGTATAAGTTTCGGAACACCAAGTTCTGTGCCATCTAGCACTACTGGATTTAATATTGGTGGTACTATAACTACCGcaacaactactactactcctaTTTTTACTTTTGGAAACCCAACTACAACAACACCCACCGTGACAGGATTGTCTCAAGATGCAGCAAAAACATCTACAATACAAACAGGATTTACGCCCACACCATTCACTACAGCAGGATTTGGACTAACTAATACACCTGCTGCTACCACAGCTAcagtattttctttaaatactGCGACAACAACTTCAGCTGCGTCCATCTTTTCAATTGGTACAACTGCATCAAGCACTACTGGTTTTATGCTGAACAAAACTACATCTGTTACTGCACCTTCAAATGTTGCAACTGTTACTACTCATACCACTTTAGGAACTACAACcac AGTTAGTTCATCTGCCAATGCTATACAGCCAGGAGCTATTAACTTCTGTCAACTTGAAGAGTCCATTAACAAATGGACATTGGAATtggaagaacaagaaaaagtatttgtaAATCAGGCAACACAAGTTAATGCATGGGACAAATTACTTATAACCAATGGAGAAAAAATAGTAACTTTAAATCAGGAAGTTGAAAGAGTTAAGCTTGAACAACAACAATTAGAACATGAATTAGATTATGTC GTTGGCCAGCAAAAAGAATTACAAGATTGTTTGGTACCACTTGAAAAAGAATTGGCATCATTATCTGTCTCAGATCCAGAAAGAGAATATACTTATCGTCTGGCAGAAAATATTGATACtcaattaaaacaaatgtcagaagatttaaaagagataatagAACATTTAAACGAAGCCAATCGAGTTCAAGATTCTAGTGATCCAATTGTACAGATTGGCAAGATTTTAAATGCACATATGAACAGTTTACAATGGCTTGATCAAAGAACAGCTCTTCTAACTCAAAAAATACAACAGATCGATCAAATGCATCAAAACTTCAGacaagaaaacgaacgaagttTTAATTTagcatataattaa
- the LOC124949356 gene encoding checkpoint protein HUS1: MKFRCRMIDLTAMRDFTNIVTIISKISKQCILRLTTDEISFNIGYDNIPVLWAELSQSHFFTEYIMSGVSEEQNEIYLEFESAMLARSLSSLRLQSKSVKIKLTNKLQPCLTFEIELSSSNVESRQCVHDVPVRVVPRKEWAAYKVPDIPEFDISIDMPQLKYLRNIVERMKNMSSHLTLTADKTGMFILRVETDSANVSTHFQGLQVWSSGQTEDNFAISATIDVKKLLTFLSWDIVHPNSVRCNILENKIVNLFLDLAGYLKVRYFVPAIAI, from the exons ATGAAATTTAGATGCAGAATGATAGATCTTACAGCTATGCGAGATTTTACTA atATTGTCACtatcatttcaaaaatatcaaaacAATGTATCTTACGATTAACTACGGacgaaatttctttcaatatcgGTTATGATAATATACCCGTTCTATGGGCAGAATTATCTCAAAGTCATTTTTTTACTGAATATATCATGAGTGGCGTTTCTgaagaacaaaatgaaatttatttagaatttgAATCGGCAATGCTCGCTAGGAGTTTAAGTTCTCTTCGTTTACAGTCAAAGagtgtaaaaattaaattaacaaacaAACTACAACCTTGTCTCACGTTTGAAATTGAATTATCATCTTCGAACGTGGAATCAAGACAATGTGTTCACGATGTGCCAGTAAGAGTTGTGCCACGAAAAGAATGGGCTGCTTATAAAGTGCCTGATATACCAGAATTTGAT ATATCCATAGATATGCCACAACTTAAATATTTACGTAATATCgtagaaagaatgaaaaacatGAGTTCACATTTAACATTAACAGCCGATAAAACTGGTATGTTCATATTAAGAGTAGAAACCGATAGTGCGAATGTGTCGACACACTTTCAAGGATTACAGGTTTGGTCTAGTGGTCAAACTGAAGACAATTTTGCAATATCTGCTACGATAGATgtgaaaaaattgttaacCTTTTTATCTTGGGACATTGTTCATCCCAATTCCGTAAGATGTAAtatattggaaaataaaatagtgaatttatttttagatttagCAGGATATTTGAAAGTTCGCTATTTTGTTCCTGCGATtgcgatataa
- the LOC124949355 gene encoding RING finger and CHY zinc finger domain-containing protein 1: MENSEKVRTVGNIDGEAPSSTDNSDREENSTSSGKEQVRISTSEDDPSVTTTDENRASTSTDESTVTSEDDYGCEHYKRKSKFVTPCCNKVYTCRFCHDEQETHTVNRKEVTELICVLCDTRQPVQATCQNCHCHFGKYTCLECNLFDDEDKNQYHCDGCGICRVGGRDRFFHCAKCNMCLPIQLQNGHTCVENVSHANCPVCLEDIHTSRIPCHIPGCGHLLHRTCFEELLHYGHYACPTCQVSLLDMTDLWRFLDMEVSLTPMPEEYRDYKADILCKDCHEESTVKYHVVGLKCLNCGSYNTCRVKGSPSPDDNALDEAAGGSSTDDMEQSQR; encoded by the exons ATGGAGAATAGCGAAAAGGTGCGTACTGTTGGGAACATTGATGGCGAGGCACCATCTTCCACCGATAATTCcgatagagaagaaaattctacGAGTTCTGGAAAGGAACAAGTTCGCATTTCAACCTCGGAAGATGATCCTTCTGTTACTACAACAGATGAAAATCGTGCTTCGACCTCGACAGACGAATCTACTGTTACGTCCGAGGACGATTACGGCTGTGAGCATTATAAACGGAAATCGAAGTTCGTG acgCCTTGCTGCAATAAGGTTTATACATGCCGGTTTTGTCACGATGAACAAGAAACTCATACTGTCAACAGGAAGGAAGTAACAGAATTAATATGTGTTCTTTGCGATACTCGTCAGCCTGTACAGGCTACATGTCAAAACTGTCATTGCCATTTTGGAAAGTATACATGTTTAGAATGCAATCTTTTCGACGACGAAGATAAGAATCAATATCACTGCGATGGCTGTGGAATATGCAGAGTTGGCGGACGGGATAGGTTCTTTCATTGTGCCAAGTGCAATATGTGTCTCCCAATTCAGCTACAAAATGGTCACACG TGCGTGGAAAATGTGTCACATGCAAACTGTCCCGTTTGCCTAGAAGATATTCACACAAGCCGTATTCCTTGTCATATCCCAGGTTGCGGACACTTGCTTCATCGGACTTGTTTTGAGGAATTGCTACATTATGGTCATTATGCTTGTCCCACATGTCAGGTATCTCTTTTAGATATGACAGACTTATGGAGATTTTTAGATATGGAAGTATCTTTAACACCAATGCCGGAGGAATACAGGGATTATAAAGCAGATATTTTATGCAAAGATTGTCATGAG GAATCTACTGTGAAATATCATGTCGTTGGATTAAAGTGTTTAAATTGCGGTAGTTATAATACTTGTAGAGTCAAGGGATCTCCATCACcag atgATAATGCTTTAGACGAGGCAGCTGGTGGTAGCAGTACAGATGACATGGAGCAATCTCAGAGATAG